The Formosa sp. Hel1_33_131 genome window below encodes:
- the rocD gene encoding ornithine--oxo-acid transaminase produces MAILNQITPKEAINLENQYGAHNYHPLPVVLARGEGVYVWDVEGKRYYDFLSAYSSVNQGHCHPRIVNAMIEQAQTLTLTSRAFHNDKLGPYEEYVTKYFGFDKVLPMNTGAEAVETAVKISRKWAYEVKGIPEGQAEIIVCENNFHGRTTTIISFSNDPVARENFGPFTDGFIKIPYDDTEALENTLKNNPNVAGFLVEPIQGEAGVFVPTEGYLAKAKALCEAYNVLFIADEVQTGIARTGRLLATCGNCDCAQKDCSGTPETKPDILILGKALSGGVYPVSAVLADDAIMKVITPGSHGSTFGGNPIAAAVAMAALEVVKDEQLTENAYQLGNLFRALLNDYIVTSKIVKLVRGKGLLNAIVIDDHEDSDTAWNICLELRDNGLLAKPTHGNIIRFAPPLVMSEDQLIDCVNIIIKTLKSFETK; encoded by the coding sequence ATGGCTATTTTAAATCAGATTACACCCAAAGAAGCTATTAACTTAGAGAACCAATATGGGGCTCACAACTACCATCCACTTCCAGTCGTCTTGGCTAGAGGCGAAGGCGTTTATGTCTGGGACGTTGAAGGAAAACGTTATTACGATTTTTTATCAGCGTATTCCTCAGTGAACCAAGGACATTGTCACCCTCGAATTGTGAATGCGATGATAGAGCAAGCTCAAACGCTGACACTGACATCTCGAGCGTTTCATAACGACAAATTGGGGCCTTACGAAGAATATGTGACCAAGTATTTTGGGTTTGACAAAGTGCTACCAATGAACACGGGTGCTGAAGCAGTTGAAACAGCTGTTAAGATTTCTCGTAAATGGGCGTATGAAGTGAAAGGTATCCCTGAAGGTCAAGCAGAAATTATTGTATGTGAAAACAACTTTCACGGGAGAACCACGACTATTATTTCATTTTCGAATGATCCAGTAGCCCGTGAAAACTTTGGACCTTTTACGGATGGGTTTATAAAAATTCCGTATGATGATACAGAGGCTTTAGAAAACACACTGAAAAACAATCCGAATGTTGCTGGTTTTCTAGTAGAACCAATCCAAGGGGAAGCAGGCGTTTTTGTGCCAACTGAAGGGTATTTAGCCAAAGCAAAAGCATTGTGTGAAGCCTATAATGTATTGTTTATTGCCGATGAAGTACAAACAGGCATTGCTCGTACTGGTCGATTATTGGCCACTTGTGGCAATTGTGACTGTGCTCAAAAAGATTGTTCTGGTACTCCAGAAACAAAACCCGATATTTTAATACTTGGAAAAGCATTGAGTGGCGGTGTTTATCCTGTGTCTGCCGTGTTGGCAGATGATGCGATAATGAAGGTCATAACACCAGGATCTCACGGAAGTACGTTTGGAGGAAACCCTATTGCAGCAGCTGTTGCGATGGCAGCTTTGGAGGTTGTGAAAGACGAACAATTGACTGAGAATGCATACCAACTTGGAAACTTATTCAGAGCTCTTTTAAATGACTATATCGTTACGAGTAAGATTGTAAAACTAGTCCGTGGAAAAGGTTTGCTTAATGCGATTGTTATTGACGATCATGAAGACAGTGATACCGCTTGGAACATCTGTTTGGAACTTAGAGACAATGGTCTTCTAGCCAAACCAACTCACGGAAATATCATTCGTTTTGCTCCGCCTTTGGTCATGAGTGAAGACCAGTTGATTGACTGTGTGAATATCATTATCAAAACCTTAAAAAGTTTTGAAACTAAATAA
- a CDS encoding CCC motif membrane protein encodes MKTRLVSTPIFTLSFISLISACFGGIGIIFSVVALYMANQKIKQAEHNPLGFTGSLKTMKLAKIAAIISLVVNLFYVGYTAIWIYEHGYQAFEDRWLNMIFLR; translated from the coding sequence ATGAAAACTCGTTTAGTTAGTACGCCTATTTTCACGCTCTCGTTTATAAGTTTAATAAGTGCCTGTTTCGGAGGTATCGGAATTATTTTTTCTGTCGTGGCTTTATACATGGCCAATCAAAAAATCAAACAAGCCGAACACAATCCACTCGGATTTACAGGGTCTTTAAAAACAATGAAACTCGCTAAAATCGCTGCCATTATTTCTTTAGTGGTCAACCTGTTCTATGTTGGATACACAGCTATTTGGATTTATGAACATGGCTATCAAGCATTTGAAGACCGCTGGTTGAATATGATATTTTTAAGATAA
- a CDS encoding CCC motif membrane protein, giving the protein MKKQLNTTLIYVLSILGLLCCCFGGLGFLLSGPAYLMAHNKVKDASENSDDYEGNLNAMNTAKTIALVILIINLLYFIYALYVFFSGGYDEVFDRWDEVMEEIRKNS; this is encoded by the coding sequence ATGAAGAAACAATTAAACACCACCCTTATCTATGTGCTCAGTATTTTAGGATTACTCTGCTGTTGTTTTGGCGGATTGGGATTTTTATTATCGGGGCCTGCCTATTTAATGGCACATAATAAAGTGAAAGACGCTTCCGAAAACTCCGATGACTATGAAGGTAATTTAAATGCAATGAATACTGCTAAAACAATAGCCTTAGTCATCTTAATCATCAATCTATTGTATTTTATATATGCGCTGTATGTATTCTTTTCTGGTGGCTATGACGAGGTCTTCGACCGCTGGGATGAAGTTATGGAAGAAATTAGAAAAAACTCCTAA
- a CDS encoding NADP-dependent glyceraldehyde-3-phosphate dehydrogenase, with translation MTFKNIPEAYKINALVEQKTYLVNGEIKEWSGKMTDVYSTISSTENYKPTLLGSVPELTKTEALEALDAASNAYNNGQGEWPTMKVGDRIACMEKFAEQMKTKRDSIVKYLMWEIGKNLGDSEKEFDRTVDYIYDTIDDYKQVDRNSAKFQKHSGVYAHIRRGPIGVVLCLGPYNYPLNETFALLIPALIMGNTTVFKPAKLGVLLLSPLLEAFQNSFPKGVVNVLYGRGRVLATPIMETGKIDVLALIGHSSSANALQNSHPKGNRLRSVLGLEAKNPGIVLPDADLDLAINECIAGTLSFNGQRCTALKILYVHESIAEEFNKRFCEKVDALKFGNPWEEGVQLTPLPEPNKPAYVQGLIEDAQSKGANILNSKGGQLSDNYIFPAVLYPVTKDMEVYKEEQFGPVIPIITFTDVQQVLDDMAESNYGQQVSVFGENADTLAPLFDVLVNLVCRVNLNSSCQRGPDVFPFTGRKDSAFSTLSVRDALRSFSIRTFVATKENEANKAILKNLLESSKSNFVSTEYLL, from the coding sequence ATGACTTTTAAAAACATTCCTGAAGCTTATAAAATCAACGCACTTGTTGAGCAAAAAACATATTTGGTAAATGGTGAAATCAAAGAATGGTCTGGCAAAATGACCGATGTCTATTCAACCATCTCCTCTACCGAGAATTATAAACCTACACTGTTAGGAAGTGTTCCAGAACTCACAAAAACCGAAGCCTTAGAGGCCTTAGATGCGGCATCAAACGCTTATAATAATGGACAAGGCGAATGGCCTACCATGAAAGTTGGCGATCGTATTGCATGCATGGAGAAATTTGCTGAGCAAATGAAAACCAAACGTGATTCCATCGTAAAATACCTCATGTGGGAAATTGGAAAAAACCTTGGAGACTCTGAAAAAGAATTTGACCGTACTGTAGATTATATCTACGATACGATAGATGATTATAAACAAGTAGATCGTAATTCTGCTAAGTTTCAAAAACATTCTGGTGTATATGCGCACATTAGACGGGGCCCTATTGGCGTCGTGTTGTGTTTAGGTCCTTATAATTATCCCTTAAATGAAACCTTCGCGTTATTAATCCCTGCACTTATTATGGGGAATACCACAGTATTTAAACCTGCAAAACTAGGTGTGTTATTGCTATCTCCTTTATTAGAAGCGTTCCAAAACAGCTTCCCTAAAGGCGTTGTGAATGTACTGTATGGACGTGGACGCGTCTTGGCAACTCCCATAATGGAAACGGGGAAAATAGATGTTCTTGCGTTGATTGGGCACAGTAGCTCTGCCAATGCCTTACAAAATAGCCACCCTAAAGGAAACCGATTGCGTTCTGTTTTAGGATTAGAAGCTAAAAACCCTGGTATTGTTTTGCCAGATGCCGATTTAGACCTTGCTATAAACGAATGTATTGCTGGTACCCTTTCTTTTAATGGACAACGTTGTACCGCGCTTAAAATACTCTATGTTCATGAAAGTATTGCCGAGGAATTTAACAAACGTTTTTGTGAGAAAGTAGATGCACTCAAATTTGGAAATCCCTGGGAAGAAGGAGTTCAGCTTACGCCACTTCCAGAACCTAACAAGCCCGCTTATGTTCAAGGGTTAATTGAAGATGCGCAATCTAAAGGGGCGAACATATTAAATTCAAAAGGAGGACAACTCTCTGATAATTATATTTTTCCAGCGGTGCTCTATCCTGTCACTAAAGATATGGAAGTGTACAAAGAAGAACAATTTGGACCGGTCATACCCATCATTACGTTTACCGATGTTCAGCAGGTGTTGGATGACATGGCAGAATCCAATTATGGTCAACAAGTCAGTGTTTTTGGTGAAAATGCAGACACCTTAGCACCACTCTTTGATGTGCTTGTCAACCTTGTGTGTCGCGTCAACTTGAACAGTTCTTGTCAACGAGGACCAGATGTATTTCCGTTCACAGGAAGAAAAGATTCCGCATTTAGCACCTTAAGTGTACGCGATGCGTTGCGCTCATTCTCGATACGAACGTTTGTAGCTACTAAAGAAAATGAGGCGAATAAAGCGATTTTGAAGAATCTATTAGAATCTAGTAAATCTAATTTTGTGAGTACCGAGTACCTCTTATAA
- the rlmD gene encoding 23S rRNA (uracil(1939)-C(5))-methyltransferase RlmD, with the protein MGRRNKNKVFSNLEVIDAGAKGKTIAKAPDGKVVFLPNAVPGDIVDVQTFKQRTGYYEGKATVFHKLSDKRTEPACEHFGTCGGCKWQHMDYSHQLFYKEKEVVNNLTRIGHIELPEITPILGSKEQYFYRNKMEFSFSDSRWLTVEEIASTEDLGDRNALGFHIPGMWDKILDVKKCWLQGDPSNAIRNAVKDFALEHQIPFFNTRQQTGVLRTLMIRNTSIGELMIVVQFFKEDTESRIALLDHLKTSFPEITSLQYIINGKANDTIYDQDVICYHGRDHIFEEMEGLRFKINAKSFYQTNSDQAYNLYKITRDFAGLTGKELVYDLYTGTGTIAQFVAKNALKVIGVESVPDAISAAKENAILNNIDNVEFFVGDMKSVFNTEFIETHGHPDVIITDPPRDGMHKDVVAQILKITPNKIVYVSCNSATQARDLALLDSVYKISKTQAVDMFPQTHHVENVVLLEKRNPKK; encoded by the coding sequence ATGGGTAGACGAAATAAAAACAAAGTGTTTTCAAATTTAGAAGTGATTGATGCAGGTGCTAAAGGCAAAACCATTGCAAAGGCTCCGGACGGAAAAGTGGTGTTTTTGCCAAACGCCGTTCCGGGAGACATTGTCGATGTACAAACATTCAAACAACGCACGGGGTATTACGAAGGAAAAGCAACCGTTTTTCATAAATTATCAGACAAACGCACCGAACCTGCATGCGAGCATTTTGGGACTTGTGGCGGCTGTAAGTGGCAACACATGGATTATTCACACCAACTTTTTTACAAAGAAAAAGAAGTGGTCAATAACCTCACACGCATCGGGCATATTGAATTGCCAGAAATCACCCCTATTTTAGGGTCCAAAGAGCAGTACTTCTACCGCAATAAAATGGAGTTTTCTTTTAGTGATAGCCGTTGGTTAACTGTAGAAGAAATCGCCTCAACAGAAGATTTAGGAGATCGAAATGCCTTAGGCTTTCATATCCCAGGAATGTGGGATAAAATATTAGACGTAAAAAAATGCTGGCTTCAAGGCGATCCTTCCAATGCCATTCGAAATGCGGTAAAGGATTTTGCGCTTGAACACCAAATCCCTTTTTTTAATACCCGCCAACAAACAGGCGTACTAAGAACCCTGATGATTCGTAACACCAGTATTGGCGAATTGATGATTGTCGTTCAGTTTTTTAAAGAAGATACTGAAAGCAGAATCGCGCTTCTGGACCATTTAAAAACAAGCTTTCCAGAAATTACGTCCCTTCAATACATTATTAATGGAAAAGCCAATGATACCATATATGACCAAGATGTGATATGCTATCACGGTCGAGATCATATTTTTGAAGAGATGGAAGGTTTGCGTTTTAAAATTAATGCAAAATCTTTTTACCAAACCAATTCAGATCAAGCCTATAATTTATATAAAATAACACGTGATTTTGCAGGGCTCACAGGGAAGGAACTCGTCTATGATTTATATACAGGAACCGGAACTATTGCGCAATTTGTTGCTAAAAATGCATTGAAAGTCATTGGTGTCGAATCCGTACCAGATGCGATAAGTGCTGCAAAGGAAAATGCCATCTTAAATAACATTGATAATGTGGAATTTTTTGTGGGCGATATGAAATCTGTATTCAATACAGAATTTATAGAAACGCATGGACATCCTGATGTGATCATTACCGATCCACCAAGAGATGGAATGCACAAAGATGTGGTTGCTCAAATTTTGAAAATCACTCCTAATAAAATTGTATATGTGAGCTGTAACAGTGCAACACAAGCAAGAGATTTGGCGTTGTTAGATTCAGTCTATAAAATAAGTAAGACACAAGCTGTTGATATGTTTCCACAAACGCATCACGTAGAAAATGTTGTACTTTTGGAAAAACGTAATCCTAAAAAATAA
- a CDS encoding DNA adenine methylase, with product MKTPTSYYGGKQNLVATILPLIPPHKLYAEVFVGGGAIFWAKPKSDTEVINDTNRELINFYEVVQNEFLDLEKMIRISLHSRSLFKDAIVIYNNPHMFTRIQRAWSIWIMAAQSFSSMLDGSFGYDKKKGTTSQKITNKRNSFTEEYSIRIQNVNIESTDALRIIRSRDFKDAFFYCDPPYYNSDCGHYDGYSIDDFENLLKTLSSIEGKFLMSSYPSEILSKYTEEYGWFTIKLEQSVSVSNNSGKPHKKKIEVLTANYDLSNPKDDLKLF from the coding sequence ATGAAAACACCCACATCTTATTACGGAGGGAAACAGAATTTAGTAGCTACCATATTACCATTAATACCGCCGCACAAACTATATGCAGAAGTATTTGTTGGAGGAGGTGCAATCTTTTGGGCAAAACCAAAGAGCGATACTGAGGTTATTAATGACACCAACCGTGAACTGATTAATTTTTATGAAGTAGTACAGAATGAGTTTTTAGATCTTGAAAAGATGATTAGGATCTCATTGCACTCACGATCATTATTTAAAGATGCAATTGTAATTTACAACAATCCACACATGTTTACTCGTATTCAGAGAGCATGGTCTATTTGGATAATGGCTGCTCAGTCCTTCTCATCAATGCTCGATGGATCGTTCGGTTATGATAAAAAGAAAGGCACGACATCTCAGAAGATAACCAATAAGCGAAATTCCTTTACTGAAGAGTACTCAATCAGGATACAGAATGTAAATATTGAAAGTACAGATGCTTTAAGGATCATACGTAGTAGAGACTTTAAAGACGCTTTCTTTTACTGTGATCCTCCATACTACAACAGCGATTGCGGTCATTATGATGGATATAGTATAGATGACTTTGAAAACCTCTTAAAAACGCTGTCAAGCATAGAAGGTAAATTTCTAATGAGTAGTTATCCAAGTGAAATACTATCAAAGTATACAGAGGAGTATGGATGGTTTACGATTAAACTAGAGCAAAGCGTGAGTGTGTCAAACAATAGCGGTAAGCCACATAAGAAGAAAATTGAAGTACTCACAGCTAATTATGATTTATCTAACCCAAAAGATGATTTAAAGCTATTTTAA